Proteins encoded together in one Pseudomonas sp. TCU-HL1 window:
- the wecC gene encoding UDP-N-acetyl-D-mannosamine dehydrogenase: protein MPFQTISVVGLGYIGLPTAAVFASRKKKVIGVDVNQQAVDTINRGEIHIVEPDLDMAVHAAVVEGYLRATTVPEPADAFLIAVPTPFKGDHEPDLSYIESASKSIAPVLKKGDLVVLESTSPVGATEQMAAWLAEARPDLTFPQTHGEASDIRVAHCPERVLPGHVLRELVQNDRVIGGMSPKCCEVAVALYKAFVEGDCVLTNARTAEMCKLTENSFRDVNIAFANELSIICDKLDINVWELICLANRHPRVNILQPGPGVGGHCIAVDPWFIVSKTPEDAKLIRTAREVNDGKPEWVIEKVKLAIAEFLLSNPDKSAREVTVACLGLAFKADIDDLRESPALSIALKISETHKGPLIAVEPNINKLPSKLEEKFQLTGIKKTLSEADIIILLVDHKEFRDKQEKLASHHRIIDTRGVINS, encoded by the coding sequence ATGCCTTTCCAGACAATCTCCGTAGTTGGCCTAGGTTACATCGGCCTGCCAACCGCAGCCGTCTTTGCCTCGCGCAAGAAGAAGGTCATCGGTGTTGATGTGAACCAGCAAGCGGTCGACACCATCAACCGCGGAGAGATCCACATTGTCGAACCCGACCTCGACATGGCCGTCCATGCTGCAGTCGTTGAGGGCTACCTGCGGGCCACTACGGTTCCTGAGCCTGCCGACGCCTTCCTGATTGCCGTGCCGACTCCGTTCAAAGGTGATCACGAGCCAGACCTCAGCTATATCGAGTCGGCCAGCAAGTCCATTGCACCGGTTCTGAAGAAGGGTGACCTCGTCGTCCTCGAATCCACCTCACCGGTTGGCGCCACCGAACAGATGGCCGCCTGGTTGGCCGAGGCACGTCCGGACCTCACCTTCCCGCAGACTCATGGAGAGGCATCCGACATTCGCGTTGCCCATTGCCCTGAGCGTGTACTGCCTGGGCATGTACTGCGCGAATTGGTGCAGAACGACCGGGTAATCGGTGGCATGTCCCCAAAATGTTGCGAGGTAGCTGTAGCACTGTACAAAGCATTCGTTGAAGGCGACTGCGTGCTCACCAACGCCCGCACCGCCGAAATGTGCAAGCTGACCGAAAACAGCTTCCGCGACGTTAACATCGCCTTCGCCAACGAGCTGTCCATCATCTGCGACAAGCTGGATATCAATGTCTGGGAACTGATCTGCCTCGCCAACCGCCACCCCCGCGTAAACATCCTTCAGCCGGGCCCTGGCGTCGGCGGCCACTGCATCGCAGTCGACCCCTGGTTCATCGTCAGCAAGACCCCCGAAGACGCCAAGCTGATTCGCACTGCTCGCGAAGTGAACGACGGCAAACCGGAATGGGTCATTGAGAAGGTCAAACTGGCCATCGCTGAGTTCTTACTCTCGAATCCAGACAAATCTGCACGGGAAGTAACTGTTGCGTGTTTAGGTCTGGCCTTTAAGGCAGATATCGATGACCTCAGAGAGAGCCCAGCGCTATCGATTGCACTAAAAATCTCTGAAACGCACAAAGGACCACTAATTGCTGTCGAGCCAAACATCAATAAATTGCCAAGTAAACTTGAGGAAAAATTCCAACTCACAGGAATTAAAAAAACCCTCTCCGAGGCTGACATCATTATTCTCCTTGTCGACCACAAAGAATTCAGAGACAAACAAGAGAAACTAGCCTCTCACCACCGAATTATAGACACACGAGGCGTAATCAACTCTTAA
- the wecB gene encoding non-hydrolyzing UDP-N-acetylglucosamine 2-epimerase: MTIKTLCVFGTRPEAIKMAPLALALAADESFDAKVCVTGQHREMLDQVLGLFDIEPDFDLNIMKPGQDLTDVTSAILQGMKSVFAAFKPDVVLVHGDTATTFAASLAAYYQQIPVAHVEAGLRTGNTYSPWPEEANRKMTGALANIHFAPTTTSQNNLLREGIDPKTVIVTGNTVIDALLDVIARLDRDSQLQAQAAKPFEFLNLNRKTVLVTGHRRESFGGGFERICQALMDVAQQHPEVDIVYPVHLNPNVREPVNRLLTGIRNVHLIEPLDYLPFVYLMSRSHIILTDSGGIQEEAPSLGKPVLVMRDTTERPEAVAAGTVKLVGTDTANIIRELHTLLNDSNAYRAMSYAHNPYGDGKACKRILNALLSTL; encoded by the coding sequence ATGACGATCAAGACCCTTTGTGTTTTCGGCACCCGCCCAGAAGCCATCAAAATGGCCCCACTAGCACTGGCCCTGGCCGCTGATGAAAGCTTCGACGCCAAGGTGTGCGTGACTGGGCAGCATCGGGAAATGCTCGATCAAGTGCTGGGTTTATTCGATATCGAACCCGACTTCGACCTGAACATCATGAAGCCCGGTCAGGACCTGACGGATGTCACCAGCGCGATCCTGCAAGGCATGAAAAGTGTCTTTGCAGCCTTCAAGCCCGACGTGGTCCTGGTCCACGGCGACACGGCCACCACCTTTGCCGCCAGCCTGGCCGCCTACTACCAGCAGATTCCCGTGGCACACGTGGAGGCTGGTCTGCGTACCGGCAATACCTATTCGCCATGGCCGGAAGAGGCGAATCGAAAGATGACCGGTGCCTTGGCCAATATCCATTTCGCCCCCACCACCACCTCCCAGAACAATCTGCTCCGTGAGGGCATTGATCCCAAAACCGTCATCGTCACCGGTAATACCGTGATCGACGCATTGCTGGATGTGATCGCCCGGCTCGATAGGGATTCGCAACTCCAGGCCCAAGCAGCCAAACCGTTCGAATTCCTGAACCTCAATCGCAAGACTGTGCTGGTCACAGGCCACCGTAGGGAGAGCTTCGGTGGCGGCTTCGAGCGCATCTGCCAAGCATTGATGGACGTTGCCCAGCAGCATCCCGAGGTGGATATCGTCTATCCCGTCCACCTCAACCCGAATGTTCGGGAGCCCGTGAACCGTCTGCTGACCGGCATCCGCAATGTTCACCTCATAGAACCGCTGGACTACCTGCCGTTCGTGTACCTGATGAGCCGCTCGCACATCATTCTTACGGATTCGGGCGGCATTCAGGAGGAAGCGCCCTCCCTGGGCAAGCCGGTCCTGGTCATGCGAGATACGACCGAGCGGCCCGAAGCCGTTGCCGCGGGCACCGTTAAGCTCGTCGGCACCGACACCGCGAACATCATCCGCGAACTCCACACCCTGTTGAACGACTCGAACGCTTACCGTGCCATGAGCTACGCCCATAACCCCTACGGTGATGGCAAAGCCTGCAAACGAATCCTGAACGCTCTGCTCTCGACCCTTTAA
- a CDS encoding MBL fold metallo-hydrolase RNA specificity domain-containing protein yields the protein MVRHLASTARPAIVIAGNGMCSGGRIVNYLKAMLGDSRHNVLFVGYRANGTPGQLIQKHGPKGGYVDLDGERFDVRAGIHTVGGYSAHADQKGLVNFVTRMRHWPSEIRLVHGENTAKNALSKQLTTHYQQRDVAADIRIP from the coding sequence ATGGTGCGCCATCTGGCCAGCACCGCCCGCCCCGCCATCGTGATTGCGGGTAACGGCATGTGCAGCGGCGGCCGCATCGTCAACTACCTGAAGGCGATGCTGGGCGACTCGCGCCACAACGTGCTGTTCGTGGGTTACCGGGCAAACGGCACACCCGGCCAACTGATCCAGAAGCACGGCCCCAAAGGCGGGTATGTGGACCTCGATGGTGAGCGCTTCGACGTCCGTGCCGGCATTCATACCGTCGGCGGCTATTCCGCCCATGCGGACCAGAAAGGACTGGTGAACTTCGTGACCCGCATGCGGCATTGGCCAAGCGAAATTCGGCTGGTGCATGGCGAGAACACAGCCAAGAACGCTCTCAGCAAACAACTGACCACGCACTACCAGCAACGCGATGTCGCTGCTGATATACGCATCCCATAA
- a CDS encoding MBL fold metallo-hydrolase has product MQYPDILHHGAVTGVTGSCHQLLMDEQHSLLVDCGLFQGAETSAEGRAGADRLDIDFDISTLKALVLTHVHMDHVGRLPYLLAAGYKGPIICSQPSAQLLPLVLEDAFQFTFGRNAQLLQKYLKLIQQRVMPLPFRTWHSLIDTPDLQARIRLQRAGHILGSAYIECDVRYPKRGEQKRVVFSGDLGATHTPLLPAQKSPWKADILVLESTYGDRLHEDRRTRKQRLKAIIEQALADNGTVLIPAFSIGRTQELLYELEEIIHHATNPPRSRLSSPLPLAGEGLGERAKTAPHQMTGEGPRFSSPLPPAGEGPGVRETTASKKTPEDSPELHWPALPIILDSPLATRFTRAYRDLQHFWDAEAQKRIKVGRKPLGFEQLLTVEPRRPPAHGAPSGQHRPPRHRDCG; this is encoded by the coding sequence ATGCAGTATCCAGACATCCTTCACCACGGCGCAGTAACCGGCGTAACCGGCTCGTGCCATCAACTGTTGATGGACGAGCAGCACAGCCTTCTGGTGGACTGCGGCCTGTTCCAGGGCGCTGAAACCTCTGCCGAAGGCCGGGCTGGCGCCGACAGGCTGGATATCGACTTTGACATCAGCACCCTCAAGGCGCTGGTGCTCACCCACGTACACATGGACCACGTCGGTCGGCTGCCCTACCTGCTTGCCGCCGGCTACAAAGGCCCGATCATCTGCAGCCAGCCTTCCGCGCAGCTGCTCCCACTGGTACTTGAGGACGCCTTCCAGTTCACCTTCGGGCGCAATGCGCAGCTATTGCAGAAGTACCTCAAACTGATACAGCAACGCGTGATGCCGCTTCCCTTCCGCACCTGGCATAGCCTGATCGACACCCCCGACCTGCAAGCGCGTATCCGCCTGCAGCGGGCAGGCCATATCCTGGGTTCGGCCTACATCGAATGCGATGTGCGCTACCCCAAGCGTGGCGAACAGAAGCGCGTTGTATTTTCCGGCGACCTGGGCGCCACCCATACGCCCCTGCTGCCAGCGCAAAAATCCCCCTGGAAGGCTGACATCCTGGTGCTCGAAAGCACCTACGGCGACCGCCTCCATGAAGACCGACGCACACGCAAACAACGCCTCAAGGCCATCATCGAACAAGCCCTGGCCGACAACGGCACCGTACTGATCCCCGCCTTCAGCATCGGCCGCACCCAGGAACTGCTCTACGAACTCGAAGAGATCATCCACCACGCCACTAACCCCCCTCGCTCACGCCTTAGCTCCCCTCTCCCGCTTGCGGGAGAGGGGCTGGGGGAGAGGGCAAAAACAGCGCCCCACCAAATGACAGGAGAGGGGCCTCGCTTTTCCTCCCCTCTCCCGCCTGCGGGAGAGGGGCCGGGGGTGAGGGAAACCACCGCCAGCAAAAAAACTCCCGAGGACAGCCCAGAACTCCACTGGCCCGCCCTCCCCATCATCCTCGACTCCCCGCTGGCCACCCGCTTCACCCGCGCCTATCGCGACCTCCAGCACTTCTGGGACGCCGAAGCGCAAAAGCGTATCAAGGTCGGGCGCAAACCATTGGGTTTCGAACAACTGCTGACGGTGGAGCCACGACGCCCACCTGCGCATGGTGCGCCATCTGGCCAGCACCGCCCGCCCCGCCATCGTGATTGCGGGTAA
- a CDS encoding undecaprenyl-phosphate glucose phosphotransferase codes for MIGKRENTAPEGRGLTFWGQWAAAMGMLTLLLCALAKGNIGHIETQYRILALFTLLGSVPAYSLMRVYHKQHGYLVGVSRLLAGWLVLLSGLTVMAFVTKTSELFSREIIIIWAGAGYVIQACLFLPLHAISRRYHNKLQSERTSLIIGTGDLAQELADKLVRKRSEPLLGLVAADDHLHLDDSLYPLIGNLSHLRDLITEHRIRRLYIALPLSAAEQIEGLYIDLLDANVDVVWIPDLQSLKLLNHSVSDIAGLAAINLNESPLTSYPTAALTKAVLDRSVALLAILLLSPVLLGTALAVKLSSPGPALFKQKRHGWNGMVIKVWKFRSMRVHADTQVKQATRKDPRITRVGRFIRRTSIDELPQLFNVLQGCMSLVGPRPHAVAHNDYYTGKIDAYMARHRIKPGITGLAQISGCRGETETLDKMEKRVELDLAYINNWSFWLDIKILIKTPFTLLAKDIY; via the coding sequence CTGATCGGTAAGCGGGAAAACACCGCGCCGGAAGGCCGCGGCCTGACGTTCTGGGGCCAATGGGCCGCCGCAATGGGCATGCTGACCTTGCTGCTCTGCGCCCTGGCCAAGGGCAACATCGGGCATATCGAAACCCAGTACCGCATCCTTGCCCTCTTCACCCTGCTGGGCTCCGTACCAGCCTATTCGCTGATGCGGGTCTACCATAAGCAGCACGGCTATCTGGTCGGCGTGAGCAGGCTGCTGGCAGGCTGGCTGGTGCTGCTGTCCGGCCTGACGGTCATGGCCTTCGTGACCAAGACCAGCGAGCTCTTCTCCCGAGAGATCATCATCATCTGGGCAGGCGCCGGCTACGTCATCCAGGCCTGCCTGTTCCTGCCGCTACACGCGATCTCCCGCCGCTATCACAACAAGCTCCAGTCTGAGCGCACCTCGCTCATCATCGGCACTGGCGACCTCGCCCAGGAACTGGCTGACAAACTGGTGCGCAAACGCAGCGAGCCCCTCCTGGGCCTGGTGGCCGCCGACGACCACCTCCACTTGGACGATAGCCTGTACCCCCTCATCGGTAACCTCAGCCATCTGCGCGACCTGATTACCGAGCACAGGATCCGCCGTCTCTATATCGCCCTGCCCCTCTCCGCCGCAGAGCAGATCGAGGGCCTCTACATCGACCTGCTCGACGCCAACGTCGACGTGGTGTGGATCCCGGACCTGCAGAGCCTGAAGCTGCTCAACCACTCGGTGTCCGATATCGCGGGCCTGGCAGCGATCAACCTCAATGAAAGCCCGCTCACCAGCTACCCCACCGCCGCCCTGACCAAAGCTGTGCTGGACCGCAGTGTCGCCCTGCTGGCCATCCTGTTGCTCAGCCCGGTATTGCTGGGCACCGCGTTGGCGGTAAAGCTCTCCTCCCCCGGTCCGGCCCTTTTCAAGCAGAAGCGCCATGGCTGGAACGGCATGGTAATCAAGGTATGGAAGTTCCGCTCCATGCGCGTGCATGCCGATACTCAGGTCAAACAGGCCACCCGTAAAGACCCGCGCATTACCCGCGTTGGCCGCTTCATTCGGCGCACCTCCATCGACGAGCTGCCCCAGCTGTTCAACGTCCTGCAAGGTTGCATGTCCCTCGTGGGCCCGCGCCCACATGCCGTTGCCCACAACGATTACTACACCGGCAAGATCGACGCCTACATGGCCCGCCACCGCATCAAACCCGGCATTACTGGCCTGGCGCAAATCAGCGGATGCCGCGGGGAAACCGAGACGCTGGACAAAATGGAAAAGCGCGTGGAGCTGGACTTGGCCTACATCAACAACTGGTCTTTCTGGCTGGATATCAAAATCCTGATCAAAACCCCGTTCACCCTGCTCGCCAAAGACATCTACTAA
- the rfaH gene encoding transcription/translation regulatory transformer protein RfaH, with protein MAGKPAPHRWYLIQCKPKQDARAEEHLVRQAFRCYRPTHCVTRLRGGRKRESVESLFPGYLFIQLDQVNDNWHPIRSTRGVSQLVCFGDQPAAIADELIKQLQQRLASPQPQEPCLSPGDRIRLKSAGLQEMEAIFLARDGSERVLILLQLLQRQHTLSVPRDSIDKL; from the coding sequence ATGGCAGGCAAGCCTGCACCCCACCGCTGGTACCTGATCCAGTGCAAGCCAAAGCAGGATGCTCGGGCTGAAGAACACCTGGTGCGCCAAGCCTTCCGCTGCTATCGCCCAACCCACTGCGTCACGCGGCTGCGTGGCGGCCGAAAGCGGGAGAGCGTCGAGTCGCTGTTCCCCGGCTACTTGTTCATCCAGCTGGACCAGGTCAACGACAACTGGCACCCCATCCGCTCGACCCGTGGCGTCAGCCAACTGGTGTGCTTCGGCGACCAGCCGGCTGCCATCGCCGATGAGCTGATCAAACAACTGCAGCAGCGCCTGGCATCGCCGCAACCGCAAGAGCCCTGCCTGAGCCCTGGCGACCGCATACGCCTGAAAAGCGCCGGCCTACAGGAGATGGAAGCCATCTTCCTGGCCAGGGATGGAAGCGAGCGCGTGCTTATCCTCCTGCAACTTCTGCAGCGCCAACACACGCTCAGCGTCCCGCGTGACAGCATCGACAAGCTTTAA